One window of Tepidanaerobacter acetatoxydans Re1 genomic DNA carries:
- the fni gene encoding type 2 isopentenyl-diphosphate Delta-isomerase, protein MSEIKRKLRKKEHIKYSMLLEKNLKRNAFDDIKILHNCLSEININDIDLSTNLQSIKLTSPIIINAMTGGIKEGRTINRELAKIAKKLGLAMAVGSQTIALKNPNSIASFQITREINPDGIIFANLSADSTLKEANQAIEMINADALQIHLNVPQEVMMKEGRKNFTGIVDNIAEIVDNINIPVIVKEVGFGIAKEEAIILAKNGVKIIDIGGSGGTNFIAIENARSKSKAFRHLQDWGIPTPISLIEVIDAVGDKVDTISSGGLKNGLDAAKSLALGAKATAFAGYFLYILLKKGPSALEKYILQIEKEIKYVMAMVGTKNFEELQQRPVIIQGKTYHWAKYREINI, encoded by the coding sequence ATGAGCGAAATAAAAAGAAAATTAAGGAAGAAAGAACATATTAAATATAGTATGCTTCTGGAAAAAAATTTAAAAAGAAATGCCTTTGATGATATTAAAATATTGCACAATTGTTTATCTGAAATAAATATAAATGATATCGACCTTTCGACAAATTTGCAAAGCATCAAGCTTACAAGTCCAATAATTATAAATGCTATGACAGGCGGTATAAAAGAAGGTAGAACTATTAATCGAGAACTTGCTAAAATTGCAAAAAAGTTAGGCTTAGCTATGGCTGTGGGGTCCCAAACAATAGCATTAAAGAATCCAAATAGTATTGCCAGCTTTCAAATAACAAGAGAAATAAACCCAGATGGTATAATCTTTGCAAATTTGAGTGCAGATTCTACTTTAAAAGAAGCAAATCAGGCTATTGAAATGATAAATGCCGATGCTCTTCAAATACACTTGAATGTTCCACAAGAGGTTATGATGAAAGAAGGACGCAAGAACTTTACAGGTATTGTCGATAATATTGCAGAAATTGTCGATAATATTAACATTCCCGTTATAGTTAAAGAAGTTGGATTTGGAATTGCAAAAGAAGAAGCCATTATCCTTGCTAAGAACGGTGTAAAAATAATAGATATAGGTGGCAGTGGTGGCACTAATTTTATTGCAATAGAAAATGCCAGAAGTAAGTCAAAGGCTTTTAGACATCTACAAGATTGGGGTATACCTACCCCGATAAGTTTGATAGAAGTTATTGATGCTGTTGGCGATAAAGTTGACACTATTTCATCCGGAGGACTTAAAAATGGTCTTGATGCAGCAAAGTCGCTAGCACTTGGAGCGAAGGCAACAGCTTTTGCCGGATACTTTCTATACATATTACTTAAAAAGGGGCCATCAGCTCTTGAAAAATACATATTACAAATTGAAAAGGAAATTAAATATGTTATGGCAATGGTTGGTACTAAGAATTTTGAAGAACTACAGCAAAGGCCTGTAATTATACAAGGGAAAACATATCATTGGGCGAAATATCGAGAAATAAATATATAA
- the speD gene encoding adenosylmethionine decarboxylase: MKNLGRHILAEIYDCDPTILNNSGLIEEILVKAALEAGAEVREVAFHKFSPQGVSGVVIISESHLTIHTWPELGYAAVDVFTCGDRVNPWDACNYISKGLCAKHMDATEVKRGLFDMPVKAINF; the protein is encoded by the coding sequence ATGAAAAATTTAGGCCGTCATATATTGGCGGAAATCTATGATTGTGATCCGACTATTTTGAACAACAGCGGATTAATCGAAGAAATTTTAGTTAAAGCAGCTTTAGAAGCAGGAGCTGAGGTAAGAGAGGTTGCGTTTCATAAATTTAGTCCTCAAGGAGTAAGCGGCGTAGTAATAATTTCTGAATCGCATCTCACCATCCATACCTGGCCTGAACTTGGGTATGCCGCTGTTGACGTTTTTACTTGCGGCGACAGAGTAAATCCATGGGATGCCTGTAACTATATTTCGAAAGGACTTTGTGCAAAGCACATGGATGCAACGGAGGTTAAAAGAGGTTTGTTTGATATGCCGGTTAAGGCGATAAATTTTTAA
- a CDS encoding bifunctional 4-hydroxy-3-methylbut-2-enyl diphosphate reductase/30S ribosomal protein S1 — MIADYSGFCFGVKRAMEIVENLIRKKEKAFTLGPLIHNPQVVERLKCSGIIAADLSDIKEGNVIIRTHGVEPDLTKQLESRPVNIIDCTCPHVKRVHNLAQDISNRGYLTVIIGDHNHPEVEGIKGYCNGDVKVIENAEEAKNFYTTKKVGIIVQTTQTKENIEEIMSVLRSKLDIEIFNNTRCKATQQRQEAAADLARNVDIMLVIGGKNSSNTKKLAQVCQNVGASVYHIETAEELKKSWFKYSDKVGITAGASTPDWIIKEVISKMDEFNKEMNNQETVKKEEEGELNYENTFTDLKEDTIVEGTVVKVDNNEVLVNIGYKSDGIIPINELSDIAFESPEDIIKVGDKIQVYIMKLEDEDGNVVLSKKKADIINTWNYIEDIYNHQGDLEGIVTEVVKGGVLVDINGIKGFIPASHLDLRYVPDLNVFVGKKLKLHILELDRNKNRIVLSRKYVLEREREELKEKTWASIEEGQTVKGVVKRLTGFGAFVDIGGVDGLIHISDLAWQKIKHPSEIVKEEQEVEVLVLKVDKERERISLGLKQIMPNPWDELDEKYTIGSIIEGKVVKLVNFGAFVEVAPGVEGLVHISQISQEHIANPEDVLKEGDSVKVKILDVDTKGKRMSLSIKEAQYKESQENIKMYEKPKENGITIGEMVGDLFDEK; from the coding sequence ATGATTGCCGACTACTCGGGATTTTGTTTCGGTGTTAAAAGAGCCATGGAAATAGTTGAAAATTTAATCAGAAAAAAAGAGAAGGCCTTTACGCTCGGTCCTCTAATTCATAATCCTCAGGTAGTAGAAAGATTAAAATGCTCAGGAATAATAGCCGCAGATTTATCAGATATTAAAGAAGGTAATGTAATAATAAGAACTCACGGCGTAGAACCCGATTTGACGAAACAATTGGAGTCAAGGCCAGTGAATATAATTGATTGTACATGTCCTCATGTAAAGCGAGTCCATAACTTAGCTCAGGATATTTCTAACAGAGGGTATCTCACTGTTATTATAGGTGATCATAATCATCCAGAAGTTGAAGGTATTAAAGGTTATTGTAATGGTGATGTAAAAGTAATAGAAAATGCTGAAGAAGCAAAAAATTTTTATACAACTAAAAAAGTAGGGATAATTGTTCAGACTACACAAACAAAGGAAAATATAGAAGAAATAATGAGTGTATTACGCTCAAAGCTAGATATTGAAATTTTTAATAATACAAGATGTAAAGCCACTCAGCAAAGGCAAGAAGCCGCTGCTGATTTAGCCCGTAACGTTGATATAATGCTGGTAATTGGAGGTAAAAATAGCTCTAATACTAAAAAATTAGCTCAAGTTTGTCAGAATGTAGGAGCGAGTGTTTATCATATTGAAACGGCGGAAGAACTTAAAAAGAGCTGGTTCAAATATAGTGATAAAGTTGGTATTACTGCAGGAGCTTCTACACCTGATTGGATTATAAAGGAGGTTATTTCTAAGATGGATGAATTCAACAAAGAAATGAACAATCAAGAAACAGTAAAAAAAGAGGAAGAAGGTGAACTGAATTACGAAAATACTTTCACCGATTTAAAAGAAGATACCATTGTAGAAGGGACTGTAGTTAAAGTTGATAACAATGAAGTTTTAGTAAACATAGGATACAAATCTGACGGTATAATTCCAATAAATGAGCTTTCAGATATAGCTTTTGAATCTCCGGAAGACATTATAAAAGTTGGAGACAAAATACAGGTTTACATTATGAAATTAGAAGACGAGGATGGGAATGTTGTTCTTTCAAAGAAAAAAGCAGATATAATTAATACATGGAATTATATAGAAGATATTTACAATCATCAAGGCGATTTAGAAGGAATTGTAACTGAAGTTGTCAAAGGCGGTGTTCTGGTAGATATCAATGGCATTAAGGGATTTATTCCTGCTTCACACCTGGATTTAAGATATGTTCCTGATTTGAATGTATTTGTAGGTAAAAAATTAAAATTACATATTCTTGAATTGGATCGTAACAAAAATCGTATAGTATTATCTCGTAAATATGTACTTGAAAGAGAGAGAGAAGAGTTAAAAGAGAAAACCTGGGCAAGTATTGAAGAAGGTCAAACTGTTAAAGGTGTAGTAAAAAGATTAACTGGTTTTGGTGCTTTTGTAGATATTGGTGGTGTTGATGGGCTAATACATATTTCGGATTTGGCATGGCAGAAAATTAAGCATCCTTCTGAAATAGTAAAAGAAGAACAAGAAGTGGAAGTTTTAGTTCTAAAAGTTGATAAGGAGCGTGAGCGCATTTCTCTCGGTTTAAAACAAATAATGCCTAATCCATGGGACGAATTAGATGAAAAATATACAATTGGTTCTATTATTGAAGGCAAGGTTGTTAAATTGGTAAATTTCGGCGCTTTTGTAGAGGTAGCACCTGGAGTAGAAGGCCTTGTTCACATTTCACAAATATCTCAAGAACATATAGCTAACCCTGAAGATGTTTTAAAGGAAGGGGATAGTGTAAAAGTAAAGATTTTAGATGTAGATACAAAGGGAAAACGAATGAGCCTCAGTATAAAGGAAGCGCAATATAAGGAAAGCCAGGAGAATATCAAGATGTATGAAAAGCCCAAAGAAAATGGCATAACAATCGGTGAAATGGTTGGAGATCTTTTTGATGAAAAATAA
- a CDS encoding M42 family metallopeptidase, with product MLLKQLSNAFGVSGAEGEVRDIIRQNLCNVGKSKTDALGNLFIEKTSKCNKPSLMLCAHMDEVGFMIKYIENNGLLRFDTVGGIDERILVSKNVVVGSNKIKGVIGAKAIHLQDPNEREIPLKSKNLYIDIGAKDKEDAETKVKIGDYAVFDTEFSSVDNIIIGKALDDRIGCYIISEILKKTYNVPITGVFTVQEEIGLRGSAVAAYTVNPDFAIVVEGTFASDVPDTKEEEYCTTLGKGPAITFMDRTYIAEKNLINWIIEVADNHNIPYQYKRTTFGGTDGGRIYTTYQGIPTVIFSVPCRYIHSPIAIANFKDIEHTISLIDVIIHYVQERGI from the coding sequence ATGTTATTAAAGCAACTTTCTAATGCTTTTGGCGTTTCAGGTGCTGAAGGCGAAGTCAGAGATATTATAAGACAGAATTTATGTAATGTAGGAAAATCCAAAACAGATGCTTTAGGAAATCTATTTATTGAAAAAACTTCAAAATGTAATAAGCCCAGCTTAATGTTATGTGCTCATATGGATGAAGTGGGTTTCATGATAAAATATATTGAAAACAATGGTTTGCTAAGGTTTGATACAGTCGGAGGTATCGATGAGAGAATCCTTGTATCAAAAAACGTAGTTGTAGGATCGAATAAGATTAAAGGAGTCATAGGAGCAAAAGCAATACATTTACAAGATCCAAATGAAAGGGAAATACCACTAAAATCTAAGAATCTATATATAGATATTGGTGCAAAAGACAAAGAAGATGCAGAAACAAAAGTGAAAATTGGAGACTATGCAGTTTTTGATACAGAATTCAGCTCGGTGGATAATATAATTATCGGGAAGGCCTTAGATGATAGAATTGGGTGTTATATTATATCAGAAATATTAAAGAAAACTTATAATGTACCTATCACAGGAGTATTTACAGTTCAGGAGGAAATCGGTCTTCGAGGTTCTGCAGTAGCGGCTTATACTGTTAATCCTGACTTTGCTATTGTAGTAGAAGGAACTTTTGCATCTGATGTACCTGATACAAAAGAAGAAGAATATTGCACAACTTTAGGAAAAGGTCCGGCTATAACTTTTATGGACAGAACTTATATTGCAGAAAAAAACTTAATAAACTGGATTATAGAAGTCGCAGATAATCATAATATACCCTATCAGTATAAGAGGACTACTTTTGGCGGTACTGATGGTGGTAGAATTTATACAACTTATCAAGGTATTCCAACCGTAATTTTTTCTGTACCATGTAGATACATACATTCTCCTATAGCTATAGCCAATTTCAAAGACATAGAACATACAATTTCTTTAATTGATGTTATAATCCATTATGTGCAGGAAAGGGGAATTTAA
- a CDS encoding M42 family metallopeptidase, translating into MDLSEVLVRLIEPAIPSGSEFQNNELIKEVFSNYCDEVKCDKFGNIISLKRGFSPEYKIMLAAHMDEIGLMVKHIDDKGFVHFAFIGGVDQRILPAQEVIIHGRKNILGIIGSKPPHIQETDERKKAVKAENMFIDTGLTPQDVQRYITIGDFITFKRKPVELLNNCFSSNALDDRAGIAVMLVALEELSKLKHAVSVYAVATAQEEVGLRGAIVSSYGICPDIGIAIDVCHGNMPDTPEYNTQKLGLGPALALGPNIHPKLYNRLKQIAEDYKIPYQLDPQPSATGTDAWAIQITKEGIPTALVSIPLKYMHTTVETLCLDDIKMSGRLLALFIASLCKDFMEGLACY; encoded by the coding sequence TTGGATTTAAGCGAAGTCTTAGTACGTCTTATAGAACCTGCAATCCCATCAGGAAGTGAATTTCAAAACAATGAATTAATAAAGGAGGTTTTTTCAAATTATTGCGATGAAGTAAAATGCGATAAATTTGGGAACATAATTAGTTTGAAAAGAGGGTTTTCGCCAGAATATAAAATAATGCTTGCTGCTCATATGGATGAAATCGGTTTAATGGTAAAACACATTGATGATAAAGGGTTTGTGCATTTTGCATTTATAGGAGGTGTAGACCAGCGAATACTGCCAGCTCAAGAAGTAATTATCCATGGACGTAAAAATATACTAGGAATTATCGGCAGTAAACCACCACATATCCAAGAAACGGATGAACGCAAAAAGGCGGTTAAAGCTGAAAATATGTTTATCGATACAGGACTTACACCACAAGATGTTCAAAGATATATCACCATCGGAGATTTTATAACTTTTAAGAGGAAACCAGTTGAGCTGCTTAATAATTGCTTTTCATCGAATGCTTTAGATGATAGAGCTGGTATTGCCGTAATGTTAGTTGCATTAGAGGAATTATCTAAACTCAAGCACGCTGTAAGTGTATATGCAGTAGCTACAGCACAAGAGGAGGTTGGCTTAAGAGGTGCAATAGTCAGTAGCTATGGTATCTGCCCAGATATCGGAATAGCTATCGATGTTTGCCATGGGAATATGCCAGATACACCCGAATACAATACACAGAAACTGGGATTAGGGCCAGCTTTGGCTCTAGGGCCCAATATCCATCCGAAACTTTATAATCGATTAAAGCAGATAGCTGAAGACTATAAAATACCTTATCAGCTTGACCCTCAGCCGTCTGCAACCGGTACCGATGCCTGGGCTATTCAAATTACCAAAGAGGGTATCCCTACAGCTCTTGTGTCAATACCTCTGAAATATATGCATACTACTGTAGAAACTCTATGCTTAGATGATATAAAAATGTCAGGTCGCCTTCTTGCTCTTTTTATAGCATCATTATGTAAGGATTTTATGGAGGGATTGGCATGTTATTAA
- a CDS encoding M42 family metallopeptidase, which translates to MKVLIKELTEVFGPSGSEEKIRRKIIDEIKPYADSITVDRLGNIIASKAGPGERLMLAAHMDEIGIIITNIDEKGFLRFSNIGGISPFTLIGQRVVFANGTLGVIGMEKMDDIKNLKINKMFIDIGVKSKEDAFKRVNIGDTGVYDKECSIIGDHIISNSLDDRVGCAILIEVLKRLKNPNYNLFVVFTVQEEVGLRGAKTSAYGVNPDFAIAVDVTDTGDTPESEKMAVELGKGPAIKVKDSSVICHPEVKKALIDAAERKSTPFQLEVLEKGGTDTGAIHLTRSGVPSGALSIPTRYIHTPTEMVNFNDIVQSVELLIELIEGK; encoded by the coding sequence ATGAAAGTTTTAATAAAGGAACTGACTGAAGTATTTGGTCCTTCGGGAAGCGAAGAGAAAATTAGAAGGAAAATTATTGATGAAATTAAGCCTTATGCCGATTCAATCACTGTTGACAGGTTGGGAAACATTATTGCCTCAAAAGCAGGACCTGGAGAAAGATTGATGTTAGCAGCTCATATGGATGAAATAGGTATAATTATAACAAATATAGATGAAAAAGGTTTTTTGAGATTTTCGAATATAGGTGGGATATCTCCATTTACATTAATAGGACAAAGAGTTGTTTTTGCTAATGGAACTTTAGGGGTTATTGGAATGGAAAAAATGGATGATATTAAGAATTTGAAAATTAATAAAATGTTTATTGACATTGGAGTAAAATCGAAAGAGGACGCATTTAAAAGAGTTAATATAGGTGATACCGGAGTATATGATAAGGAATGTAGCATTATAGGAGATCATATTATATCTAATTCATTGGATGACAGGGTAGGATGTGCTATTTTGATAGAAGTTCTTAAAAGGTTGAAAAATCCTAATTATAATTTATTTGTAGTTTTTACCGTCCAAGAAGAAGTAGGCTTAAGAGGTGCAAAGACTTCTGCTTACGGAGTCAATCCTGATTTTGCCATAGCTGTAGATGTTACAGACACAGGTGATACTCCTGAATCAGAAAAAATGGCTGTAGAGTTAGGAAAAGGACCCGCAATAAAAGTAAAAGATAGTTCTGTTATATGCCATCCTGAAGTCAAAAAAGCACTAATAGATGCTGCCGAAAGGAAAAGCACACCTTTTCAGTTAGAAGTTCTTGAAAAAGGTGGTACTGATACTGGAGCAATACATTTAACACGCTCAGGCGTACCATCAGGGGCTTTATCTATTCCTACCAGATACATACACACTCCTACAGAAATGGTGAATTTTAACGATATTGTTCAGAGCGTAGAACTGCTTATTGAGCTAATTGAGGGAAAATGA
- a CDS encoding tetratricopeptide repeat protein, giving the protein MTKKEVYDVLLNLKNAENNKNNKKKQYNIQFIWMSFLFWIGKYSKALCYINKLSKENNTVKIYCWKGVMYYFLKDYSNALLFLEKAEIIDPKNIDIKCLSAEIFFATAQLEKAEVRYRSLIGSDSKYQILGLYGIGRCLLKTNRYDEALGFFNKALLCIKQEDQHNLVKILNKKGLCLIELNKMEEARLCFEECLRNSPDDYNVQLNLALTLSKLKKFEEAAEIYKKILSKTPHNIIAINNCASCLAECDKNYEALEYYNIGLNIDPNNPDLLINKGYCLYKLGQYNIALECLNEAEKIVKNDIILYNNKALCLVALGKYDEALKLFNKLLDSNKCHSDDLLFNKAYCLVKKGMYSEALTCLANIKNKSSHNFDFYILKGICFEQLGNHEAAVKNFNKSLIIAR; this is encoded by the coding sequence ATGACTAAAAAAGAGGTTTATGATGTTCTACTTAATCTAAAAAATGCTGAAAACAATAAAAATAACAAGAAGAAGCAGTATAACATACAGTTCATTTGGATGAGTTTCTTATTTTGGATAGGGAAATATAGCAAGGCTCTATGTTATATTAATAAGTTATCAAAAGAAAATAACACTGTCAAAATATACTGTTGGAAAGGAGTGATGTATTATTTCCTAAAAGATTATAGCAATGCTCTTCTTTTTTTAGAAAAAGCAGAAATAATTGATCCTAAAAATATAGACATCAAATGTTTATCAGCAGAAATATTTTTTGCAACAGCTCAATTAGAAAAGGCAGAGGTAAGGTATCGATCTTTGATTGGTAGTGATTCAAAATATCAAATTTTAGGGTTATATGGCATAGGCCGCTGTTTGCTAAAAACAAACCGTTACGATGAAGCTCTTGGATTTTTTAATAAAGCATTGTTATGCATAAAGCAGGAAGATCAACATAATTTAGTTAAAATATTAAATAAAAAAGGTTTATGCTTAATTGAACTTAACAAAATGGAAGAAGCAAGATTGTGTTTTGAAGAATGTTTAAGAAATTCACCAGATGATTATAATGTGCAATTAAATCTAGCATTAACTTTAAGTAAATTAAAGAAATTCGAAGAAGCTGCCGAGATTTATAAAAAAATACTAAGCAAGACGCCACATAATATTATTGCTATTAATAACTGTGCATCATGCTTAGCCGAATGTGATAAAAATTACGAAGCTTTAGAATACTACAACATAGGTTTGAACATAGATCCAAATAACCCTGATCTACTCATAAATAAGGGTTATTGTCTGTATAAACTTGGGCAATATAATATTGCATTAGAGTGTTTGAATGAGGCTGAAAAAATCGTAAAAAATGATATAATATTATATAATAATAAAGCCTTATGCTTAGTAGCCCTAGGAAAATATGATGAGGCTTTAAAACTTTTCAACAAATTATTAGATTCAAATAAGTGTCATTCAGATGATTTACTATTTAATAAGGCATATTGTTTAGTAAAAAAAGGTATGTATAGTGAAGCTCTTACTTGTCTAGCTAATATTAAAAACAAAAGTAGTCATAATTTTGATTTTTATATCTTGAAAGGAATATGTTTTGAACAACTCGGTAATCATGAAGCTGCAGTAAAAAACTTCAATAAATCACTAATTATTGCCAGATAG
- the cmk gene encoding (d)CMP kinase, with amino-acid sequence MNFNIAIDGPAGAGKSTVAKIIADKMNMTYIDTGAMYRAITLLSIQNGKTDVNDIIELAKQAKICINGKRVYVNGKDVTDDIRNIEVTNHVSKIAKIPEIRILMTKIQQQIAKNKGIVMDGRDIGTTVLPDAKYKFYLTADLKERADRRYKELIREGRKVTLQQIEKDIIQRDYQDKHRAVSPLTVAKDAVVIDTTAKTIIEVVNEILDYIKKGEGFVL; translated from the coding sequence TTGAATTTCAACATCGCAATTGATGGTCCGGCAGGCGCAGGGAAGAGTACAGTAGCTAAAATAATAGCAGATAAAATGAATATGACTTATATTGATACTGGAGCTATGTATCGAGCTATTACCCTACTATCAATTCAAAATGGTAAAACAGATGTTAATGATATCATAGAATTAGCCAAACAGGCAAAAATATGTATAAATGGAAAGCGTGTTTATGTAAATGGTAAAGATGTAACCGATGATATAAGAAATATCGAGGTGACAAACCATGTATCTAAAATAGCTAAAATACCTGAAATAAGGATTCTGATGACAAAAATTCAGCAGCAAATAGCGAAAAATAAAGGTATTGTAATGGATGGCAGAGATATCGGAACCACTGTTTTACCTGATGCAAAGTATAAGTTCTACCTAACCGCAGATCTTAAGGAAAGGGCTGATAGAAGGTATAAAGAACTTATAAGAGAGGGGCGTAAGGTTACTTTACAACAAATAGAAAAAGATATAATTCAGAGAGACTATCAAGATAAACATAGAGCTGTTTCGCCTTTGACAGTAGCCAAAGATGCAGTCGTTATTGATACTACAGCAAAAACTATAATCGAAGTCGTAAATGAAATATTAGATTACATAAAAAAGGGGGAGGGCTTTGTTTTATAA
- a CDS encoding lysophospholipid acyltransferase family protein — MFYNIVKFICNIVLHILFKIRLYGIDDFPQEGAVIVYSNHKSMWDPVIIGCLLRRPIFFMAKEELFKNPIVGFVIKNLNAFPVKRGMPDRKAIKKALEVLNKKQVLGIFPEGTRSKDGRLQDPEPGVALLAAKSEDVALVPVAIKDNYKWFSTIDVIFGKPTKFDAYHKKGEKMNSQELKEISTAIFAEVSKLMSMSL; from the coding sequence TTGTTTTATAATATTGTAAAATTTATCTGCAATATAGTTCTTCACATATTGTTTAAAATTCGATTATACGGTATTGATGATTTTCCTCAGGAAGGAGCAGTAATTGTATATTCTAATCATAAAAGCATGTGGGATCCTGTGATTATAGGTTGCCTTTTACGAAGACCAATTTTTTTTATGGCAAAAGAAGAATTATTTAAGAACCCTATTGTGGGTTTTGTTATTAAAAACTTAAATGCATTTCCTGTAAAACGCGGAATGCCAGATAGAAAAGCTATTAAAAAAGCTCTTGAGGTTTTGAATAAAAAACAAGTGCTAGGTATCTTTCCTGAAGGTACTCGAAGTAAAGACGGAAGACTGCAAGATCCGGAACCAGGAGTTGCTTTGTTAGCTGCCAAAAGTGAAGATGTAGCTTTGGTACCTGTTGCAATAAAGGATAACTATAAGTGGTTTTCGACTATTGATGTAATATTTGGCAAACCAACAAAATTTGATGCATATCATAAAAAAGGCGAAAAAATGAATTCACAAGAACTAAAAGAGATTAGCACTGCTATTTTTGCTGAAGTGTCAAAACTGATGTCTATGTCATTATAA
- a CDS encoding CheR family methyltransferase encodes MNYDEFTVEIKKLCDIDLSNYKEKQMKRRIDSLIKRNGHESYDSYLTQLKKSEQHLKEFLGYITINVSEFFRNPAQWQILEQELIPELISRKNTLKIWSSACSTGEEPYSLVMLLDKMGLINRASIIASDIDEEALEQARIGIYTSKGIANVPEEMVKANFIKENDNYVIKDKIKKAVDFKIINLLEDPFPSNCDLILCRNVMIYFTEKAKEKLYKKFYNALSDNGIFFVGSTEQIMMPQKYGFISRKHFFYQKIVGGNK; translated from the coding sequence TTGAATTATGATGAGTTTACAGTAGAAATAAAAAAGTTATGTGATATAGATCTATCCAATTACAAAGAAAAGCAGATGAAAAGAAGGATTGACTCTCTTATTAAAAGGAATGGCCATGAAAGTTATGATTCGTACTTAACACAATTAAAAAAAAGTGAACAACATTTAAAAGAGTTTCTTGGTTATATTACAATTAATGTATCGGAATTTTTCAGAAATCCTGCTCAATGGCAAATTTTAGAACAAGAACTTATTCCAGAGTTGATATCAAGAAAAAACACGTTAAAAATATGGAGTTCGGCATGTTCGACAGGTGAAGAGCCATATTCTTTAGTCATGCTACTAGATAAAATGGGGCTTATCAACAGGGCCAGTATTATTGCAAGTGATATAGACGAAGAAGCCCTTGAACAAGCAAGGATTGGTATTTATACATCAAAGGGAATTGCTAACGTTCCAGAGGAAATGGTAAAAGCCAACTTTATTAAAGAAAATGATAATTATGTAATAAAAGATAAGATAAAAAAAGCAGTAGATTTTAAAATTATAAATCTACTCGAGGATCCTTTCCCAAGCAATTGCGATTTAATATTGTGCAGAAATGTAATGATATATTTTACAGAAAAAGCAAAAGAAAAGCTCTATAAAAAATTTTATAATGCATTATCTGATAATGGGATCTTTTTTGTGGGTAGCACGGAGCAAATCATGATGCCGCAAAAATACGGATTCATTAGCCGCAAGCATTTTTTTTATCAAAAGATAGTTGGTGGTAATAAATAA